One Polynucleobacter necessarius genomic window, GTTATTTGGCCCTCCTGGGCTCGGCAAGACTACACTGGCTCACATTATTGCGAGAGAGTTGGGCGTCAATTTGCGCCAAACCAGCGGTCCTGTATTAGATAGACCTGGAGACTTGGCGGCATTACTCACGAACCTAGAGGCAAACGATGTTCTCTTTATTGATGAGATTCATCGGCTATCACCAGTCGTAGAAGAAATTCTGTACCCCGCCCTAGAGGATTACTGCTTGGATATCATGATTGGTGAAGGCCCTGCAGCCCGTAGTGTCAAGATTGATCTCAAACCCTTCACCTTAATTGGCGCTACTACGCGCGCTGGCATGCTGACCAACCCTTTGCGCGATCGTTTTGGAATTGTGGCTAGGCTGGAGTTTTATACCACTGAAGAGCTCACCAAAATCATCAACCGATCCGCAGGCTTACTCAAAGCGAATATTGATCCCGAGGGATCTACCGAGATCGCCAAGCGTGCGCGCGGAACACCTCGTATTGCGAATCGATTATTACGTCGTGTTCGAGACTACGCTGAAGTAAAGAGTACTGGAACAATCACCAAAGCGATGGCGGATGCCGCCCTAAAGATGCTAGATGTAGATCCGAGTGGCTTTGATGTGATGGACAGAAAACTGCTGGAAGCCATCCTACACAAGTTTGATGGTGGCCCAGTGGGTATTGATAACCTGACTGCTGCGATTGGTGAAGAACGCGATACCATTGAGGATGTCTTAGAGCCTTACCTAATTCAACAAGGCTATCTACAGAGAACCTCCAGGGGAAGAGTCGCTACACGCCAAGCCTATGAGCACTTTGGCCTTACTCCGCCAAGCAGCTCAGGTAGCTTAGGCTTAGATATTTAAGCTAAAAAATGAATTAGCTAAGCGTGACCTTAGCAAACTTCCGTTTACCAACTTGCACAACATAGGTTCCAGATTCGATCTTCGCTTGCTTATCGGAAATAGTGACGCCGTCGACCTTCACGCCATTTTGCTCAATATTACGTACCGCCTCAGATGTAGATGGCGCTAAGCCAGCAGACTTCAAAAGCGTTGCAATGCCTATAGGCGCCCCAGATAAATTCACCCCTGGAATATCATCTGGAACACCACCTTTAGCACGGTGATTAAAGTCTTTTAAAGCCTTCTCTGCCGCTGCTTGAGAATGAAAACGTGCGACGATCTCTTGCGCAAGAAGTACTTTGCAGTCTTTTGGATTACGTCTTGCAGCAACTTCTTGCTTCATGAGATCAATTTCAGACAATGGTCTAAAAGACAGCAGCATGAAGTAATCCCACATTAAATCATCCGAGATACTGAGCAACTTGCCAAACATCTCTCCGGCGGGCTCGCTGATGCCAATGTAGTTTCCTTTGGACTTACTCATTTTCTCAACGCCATCAAGACCTACCAGCAAGGGCATAGTCAAAATACATTGGGGCTCTTGACCGTATTCACGCTGTAGCTCGCGACTCACTAGAAGGTTAAACTTTTGATCAGTGCCGCCAAGCTCTAAATCGCTCTTCAGAGCAACCGAGTCATAACCTTGCATCAGCGGATACAAAAACTCATGAATTGAGATCGGCACACCATTGCGATAGCGCTTAGTAAAATCATCACGCTCCAACATGCGCGCGACGGTGTGTTTAGCGGCCAACTGAATTATGCCCCTTGCACCCAAAGGATCACACCACTCGCTGTTGTAACGCACTTCAGTTTTTGCGGGATCGAGAACCATACTCGCTTGACGATAGTAAGTTTCCGCATTCATGGCAATTTCTTCTGCGGTTAATGGGGGACGAGTAGCATTGCGACCAGATGGGTCACCAATCATGCTCGTAAAGTCACCAATCAAGAAAATTACGGTATGGCCCAAATCTTGTAATTGACGTAACTTATTTAAGACAACGGTATGACCCAAATGAATATCCGGCGCAGTAGGGTCTAAACCTAACTTAATCCGCAATGGAGTCTTCGTTGCTTGGCTACGAGCCAGTTTTTGGACCCAGTCTGCCTCAACCAATAACTCATCGCAGCCACGCTTAGTTACTTCAAGCGCTGCAAAAACTTCGGGCGTTAAGGGATATTTTTGTTCTACTTGAGCCGTCATGCTGATTTGGTTAATGGTTTCAGTTAAATTAGTATCTATATTGCTAAAGCATAATTGTCGCATCACCGAGAGTGCAACCCAAAAGCCAATGACCAAACCGGATTCCCTATACATCGGACTAATGTCAGGAACCAGTCTAGATGGGATAGATGCTGTTCTAGCAAAAATTGGGTCTGAGGGCGAAGCCAGTGCAATAACAGCGCATAGCACCCCCTTTGCACCCGAGCTGCGTAAAGCCCTTTTTGAGCTACAGAGCCCTAGAGAAAACGAGCTACATCGCGAGAAACAAGCTGGTAATGCTTTAGCTCTTGCCTATGCGGCTGCTGTTAAAGAGCTACTCAATAAGGCAGGGATACAATCTGCAGAAATTACCGCCATAGGCGCCCATGGCCAGACCATTCGCCATCAACCCGATTTTGGTGAGCTAGCCTATACGCATCAGACCCTCAATCCAGCGCTGTTGGCAGAAAAAACAGGTATTGATGTCATCGCCGATTTCCGAAGTCGCGATCTCGCAGCGGGTGGTCATGGCGCACCCCTCGTGCCAGCATTTCATGCGCAACAATTTCGGTCATCTGAAAATCTTGCCATTCTCAATCTTGGCGGAATTGCCAACCTAACACTTCTTCCAAAAAACGGTGAGGTCACTGGTTTTGATTATGGGCCAGGAAATATGCTGATGGATGCTTGGATATTTGAGCATCAAGGGAATGCTTTCGATAAAAATGGAAATTGGGCAAACCAGGGAAATGTCATTCCAGCACTTCTTGAAAAACTATTGGCAGATCCTTTTTTCTCAAAATCACCGCCTAAAAGCACTGGCCGAGATGATTTTCATCTTGGCTGGCTACAAGAAAGACTAGGCAAAGAAAATTACCCATTAGAAGATGTACAAGCCACACTACTGGATTTAACTGCACAATCGGCAATAGAAGCTCTAACTCGACACGCCCCGCAAACCCAGAAGTTGATTGTGTGCGGCGGCGGCGCCCGCAATACCGCCTTAATGTCTTCACTAAAATTGAAGGGTGAGGAATTATTCAAACACCCTTTAGAAATAATCACTAGCGATGCTGCAGGAATCGATCCACAACTCGTAGAAGGCTTAGCCTTTGCTTGGCTCGCTTGGGCGTATCAACAAAAACGGCCGGCAAATTTGCCGGCCGTTACAGGAGCAAAGGGACCTAGAATCCTAGGTGCTTGCTATCCCGCTTAATTTGCTTTAACCGCTCTTAAGCGGAAAAAGAGGAACCACAACCACAAGTAGTGGTTGCATTTGGGTTCTTAATTACAAACTGAGATCCGTTGATGTCTTCTTTGTAATCAATCTCAGCACCAACCAAATATTGGAAGCTCATTGAGTCAACGAGTAGAGTGACGCCGTTCTTTCCAAACTGAGTGTCATCTTCGTTTACTGCTTCATCAAATGTGAAGCCATACTGAAATCCAGAGCAACCACCACCTTGGACAAAGACACGCAACTTCAACTCTGGATTGCCTTCTTTTGCAATCAAGTCAGCCACTTTTGCTGCGGCGGCATCTGTAAACACCAATGGGGTTGGTGATTCAGCCAATTCAGTCATGATTTACTCCCAATTCAAAGCCAATGTCTTATTTTAGGCTTTTAATGCCTAAATTGCTGAAGGGGTGTAGATTCATACCCACACAAGCATTAAGGCGATACAGCAATCTGGGTAAGACCCGTGGTTTCGGGTAATCCGAACATCAAATTCATACACTGCACACCCTGACCAGAGGCACCTTTTACCAAGTTGTCCTCTACAACCAAAATCACCAAGGTATCGCCACCACCAGGCCGGTGAATTGCAATCCGAATACCGTTACTACCCCGCACTGATCGGGTTTCTGGGTGGCTACCTGCAGGCATCACATCAACGAATGGCTCATTTTGATAAAAGTCTTCATAAAGCTTTTGATAATCCACCTCTTTACCAGCCTCAGTCAGACGCACATATAGGGTTGAATGAATTCCTCTCACCATTGGCGTGAGATGCGGCACAAAGGTCAAACCAATCCGATCATGGCCAGCGATCGCTTTCAAGCCCTGCACGATTTCAGGAAGATGGCGGTGGCCCTTAACACCATAGGCTTTGAAGTTATCGCTTGCCTCCGAGAGGAGGGTGCCAATTTCTGCTTTACGGCCTGCACCAGAAGTACCCGATTTCGAATCCGAAATAATATGTTCACCATCAATGAGTTGTTTTCCACCGGTTGACTTTGGTGACAGCAATGGTGCAAGCCCGAGCTGAACTGATGTGGGATAGCATCCCGCTAAACCAACAACGCGGGCCCTCTTAATTTGTTCGCGATTAATTTCCGCTAAGCCATAAACCGCTTCAGCCAAAATATCTGGGCAGCTATGCTCCATGCCATACCACTTGGCAAGCTCTTTTACATCCTTCAAACGGAAGTCTGCAGCTAAGTCCAAAATCTTGACATTGTTTGCAAGCAACTCCTTGGCTTGCGCCATTGCTACACCATGGGGAGTGGCAAAGAACACTACGTCGCATTCATTAAACTTGGCTTCATCTGGAGTAGTAAATTTCAGATCAACCCGACCACGCAATGAAGGAAACATCTCGGCTACTGGCATACCTGCTTCTGTACGGGAAGTGATGGCAACGATCTTGACCCCCGGATGTTGCGACAATAAACGCAACAATTCCACTCCGGTGTAGCCTGTGCCGCCAACTATGCCAACTTTAATCATGTCTTTCTCCAAGATACCGACTGCGAGAAGTTTTATTCAAACTTGATAACCATATTGTAGAAACAAAAAGGGCCGCTTGCGCGACCCTTTCGATAAAACAACAGCGACTGAAAGAATTAGCGCTTGCTGAACTGCTTGCGACGACGTGCGCCGTGCAGACCAACCTTTTTACGCTCAACTTCACGAGCATCGCGAGTCACAAAACCTGCTTTAGACAGAGTTGACTTCAAAGCATTGTCGTAGTCGATCAAAGCACGAGTCACGCCGTGACGTACAGCACCAGCTTGGCCAGTCTCACCGCCACCAGAAACGTTTACCTTGATATCAAAGGTCGTCAGGTGGGATGTCAGAGCCAAAGGCTGACGCGCGATCATGCGCGATGTTTCACGAGCAAAATATGCATCGATGGGCTTACCGTTGACAGTAATTTCGCCTTTGCCAGATTTAATAAAGACGCGCGCAACAGAACTCTTGCGGCGACCAGTACCGTAATTCCAATTTCCGTAATTAATAGCCATTTGGTTTCCTTAAATCTCTAACGCTTTTGGCTGTTGAGCCGCATGCGGATGATTAGCGTCGCCATAGACTTTTAATTTTTTAATCATGGCATAGCCGAGTGGGCCTTTTGGCAACATACCTTTCACAGCCTTCTCCAAAGCGCGACCTGGGAAACGGTCTTGCATTTTGCCAAAGTTTGTCTCGGAAATACCACCTGGGTATCCGCTGTGACGGTAATACATTTTGTTCAAGCCTTTTGTGCCTGTAACACGCAGCTTAGAAGAATTGATCACGACGATAAAGTCGCCAGTGTCAACGTGTGGTGTGAATTCAGGCTTATGCTTGCCGCGTAGACGGTGTGCCACTTCACTGGCGACACGACCGAGGACTTTGTCCGTAGCGTCAATCACGAACCATTTACGCTTTACCTCATGGGATTTTGCGGAAAAAGTTTTCATGATTTCTCAAATTGTTATGGTCAAAAAAAATTACTCCAACTAAATCACGTCCACTTTGGCCCTGCTTATGCTTGCAAGCTCGCAGATTCTGCAATCGAATTGGTACAACAAATTACCGCTGACCGGCTCGGTAATTCAGTAAAGCCTCGAATTGTAACCTAAAAAACCCAGGAACGAGTCCTGGGCTGGAATCCACCTATGTTTGGGTGGAGGAGACACTGGGAGGCAAGTACAAGTCTTATACAAGACTGACTGCCGATATGGTTATTCTACACAGGAGCCAATACCAAAACAAGAAAATTGACCAAAATCAATTTTTTTATGTTGCTATGCAACAACTAGAATTGGTTGAGAATTGGTAAACTATTGAAAATATTGATTAATTTAGTAAATTAGGGATCACTAATATATGGAATGTCGAGTATCTTTGTTAGGTAATGGTGGCATGGCCTTTTCAGCAGAAACAGGCAGTGGCCACCTGATCAACATGGATGGAGCCCCTGAGGCGGGTCAGGAACCTCGCTCCTAGGCCCATGGAGCTATTATTGGCTGGCGCTGGGGGATGCTTGCATTCGATGTGGTTTTGATCCTACAAAGGACGCGACAGGCTGTTTCTGCCTGCGATGTATCCCCTACAAGCGGAAAGAGCAACGGAAGACCCCAAGGTCTTTACAAAGATTCATTTGCATTTCACGGTCAAAGAAAAAGATCTCGACCAGGCAAAAGTTGATCGCGCTGTAAAGCTATCCCATGACAA contains:
- the rpsI gene encoding 30S ribosomal protein S9 — protein: MAINYGNWNYGTGRRKSSVARVFIKSGKGEITVNGKPIDAYFARETSRMIARQPLALTSHLTTFDIKVNVSGGGETGQAGAVRHGVTRALIDYDNALKSTLSKAGFVTRDAREVERKKVGLHGARRRKQFSKR
- the argC gene encoding N-acetyl-gamma-glutamyl-phosphate reductase, coding for MIKVGIVGGTGYTGVELLRLLSQHPGVKIVAITSRTEAGMPVAEMFPSLRGRVDLKFTTPDEAKFNECDVVFFATPHGVAMAQAKELLANNVKILDLAADFRLKDVKELAKWYGMEHSCPDILAEAVYGLAEINREQIKRARVVGLAGCYPTSVQLGLAPLLSPKSTGGKQLIDGEHIISDSKSGTSGAGRKAEIGTLLSEASDNFKAYGVKGHRHLPEIVQGLKAIAGHDRIGLTFVPHLTPMVRGIHSTLYVRLTEAGKEVDYQKLYEDFYQNEPFVDVMPAGSHPETRSVRGSNGIRIAIHRPGGGDTLVILVVEDNLVKGASGQGVQCMNLMFGLPETTGLTQIAVSP
- the rplM gene encoding 50S ribosomal protein L13, whose amino-acid sequence is MKTFSAKSHEVKRKWFVIDATDKVLGRVASEVAHRLRGKHKPEFTPHVDTGDFIVVINSSKLRVTGTKGLNKMYYRHSGYPGGISETNFGKMQDRFPGRALEKAVKGMLPKGPLGYAMIKKLKVYGDANHPHAAQQPKALEI
- the tyrS gene encoding tyrosine--tRNA ligase translates to MTAQVEQKYPLTPEVFAALEVTKRGCDELLVEADWVQKLARSQATKTPLRIKLGLDPTAPDIHLGHTVVLNKLRQLQDLGHTVIFLIGDFTSMIGDPSGRNATRPPLTAEEIAMNAETYYRQASMVLDPAKTEVRYNSEWCDPLGARGIIQLAAKHTVARMLERDDFTKRYRNGVPISIHEFLYPLMQGYDSVALKSDLELGGTDQKFNLLVSRELQREYGQEPQCILTMPLLVGLDGVEKMSKSKGNYIGISEPAGEMFGKLLSISDDLMWDYFMLLSFRPLSEIDLMKQEVAARRNPKDCKVLLAQEIVARFHSQAAAEKALKDFNHRAKGGVPDDIPGVNLSGAPIGIATLLKSAGLAPSTSEAVRNIEQNGVKVDGVTISDKQAKIESGTYVVQVGKRKFAKVTLS
- a CDS encoding anhydro-N-acetylmuramic acid kinase, whose translation is MTKPDSLYIGLMSGTSLDGIDAVLAKIGSEGEASAITAHSTPFAPELRKALFELQSPRENELHREKQAGNALALAYAAAVKELLNKAGIQSAEITAIGAHGQTIRHQPDFGELAYTHQTLNPALLAEKTGIDVIADFRSRDLAAGGHGAPLVPAFHAQQFRSSENLAILNLGGIANLTLLPKNGEVTGFDYGPGNMLMDAWIFEHQGNAFDKNGNWANQGNVIPALLEKLLADPFFSKSPPKSTGRDDFHLGWLQERLGKENYPLEDVQATLLDLTAQSAIEALTRHAPQTQKLIVCGGGARNTALMSSLKLKGEELFKHPLEIITSDAAGIDPQLVEGLAFAWLAWAYQQKRPANLPAVTGAKGPRILGACYPA
- the erpA gene encoding iron-sulfur cluster insertion protein ErpA, with product MTELAESPTPLVFTDAAAAKVADLIAKEGNPELKLRVFVQGGGCSGFQYGFTFDEAVNEDDTQFGKNGVTLLVDSMSFQYLVGAEIDYKEDINGSQFVIKNPNATTTCGCGSSFSA
- the ruvB gene encoding Holliday junction branch migration DNA helicase RuvB yields the protein MAIHTDDLSSIPEDLPEGKDRIVSGAAGNVEAIFEKALRPKQLDEYVGQSKARAQLEIFISATRARQEALDHVLLFGPPGLGKTTLAHIIARELGVNLRQTSGPVLDRPGDLAALLTNLEANDVLFIDEIHRLSPVVEEILYPALEDYCLDIMIGEGPAARSVKIDLKPFTLIGATTRAGMLTNPLRDRFGIVARLEFYTTEELTKIINRSAGLLKANIDPEGSTEIAKRARGTPRIANRLLRRVRDYAEVKSTGTITKAMADAALKMLDVDPSGFDVMDRKLLEAILHKFDGGPVGIDNLTAAIGEERDTIEDVLEPYLIQQGYLQRTSRGRVATRQAYEHFGLTPPSSSGSLGLDI